In Methanocaldococcus lauensis, a single genomic region encodes these proteins:
- the rpoE gene encoding DNA-directed RNA polymerase, producing MYKILEIADVVRVPPEEFGNDLKETIKKILIEKYEGRLDKDVGFILSIVDVKEIGDGKVVHGDGSAYHPVVFETLVYVPEMYELIEGEIVDVVEFGSFVRLGPLDGLIHISQIMDDYVSYDPKREAIIGKETGKVLEIGDYVRARIVAISLKAERKRGSKIALTMRQPYLGKLEWIEEEKKKNKKEEEE from the coding sequence TGTATAAAATATTAGAAATTGCTGATGTTGTTAGAGTTCCCCCAGAAGAGTTTGGAAATGATTTAAAAGAAACCATAAAGAAAATTCTTATAGAAAAATATGAAGGAAGATTAGATAAAGATGTAGGTTTTATTTTGTCAATAGTTGATGTAAAAGAGATAGGAGATGGAAAAGTAGTTCATGGTGATGGTTCAGCCTATCACCCAGTTGTATTTGAAACTCTTGTTTATGTTCCAGAAATGTATGAACTTATTGAAGGAGAAATAGTAGATGTCGTAGAATTTGGAAGCTTTGTAAGGTTAGGGCCTTTGGATGGATTAATACACATCTCGCAAATTATGGATGATTATGTATCATATGACCCTAAGAGAGAGGCGATTATTGGAAAAGAGACTGGAAAAGTTTTAGAAATTGGTGATTATGTTAGAGCAAGAATTGTCGCTATTAGTTTAAAAGCTGAAAGAAAGAGAGGAAGTAAAATAGCTTTAACGATGAGACAGCCATATCTTGGAAAATTAGAGTGGATTGAAGAAGAAAAAAAGAAAAATAAAAAAGAGGAAGAAGAATAA